The nucleotide sequence CGTACGGCACCTCGCACATCGACGCCCAGGGCAACAACCCGGTCAACGACGAGACCCGTGACGCGGCCCGCGTCCAGGCCGACCGCGTCGTGCGCATCGCGCGGCAGCTGAAGGCGGGCGCGGCGGCCTGACCCGGCCGCAAGGCGGCGGCCGCGGGCAAGGCGGCCGCGGGTACGGCAAGGACAGCAGGGGCGGCGCGCCCCGCCGGGAGTCAGGACCCGGCGGGGCGCGCCGCCCCTCGCTACGCTCGTCACGCCCCGCCGCGGGCACGGCCGCTGACGGACAATCAGTGGCCGGGACCCGGGTGGCGCGCCGCGCCGGGGGTATCCGGTACCGGAGGCCGACCCCGAAGGAGGAGATCACCATGAGCCGTGAGCTCCAGATCCTCATTGCCGTCGCCGCCGTCGTGGTGGCAGTCACCGTCGGCTTCGCGATCGTCCTGGCGGTCCGCCTGGTGCGGACCAGGCGCCGGCTGCGCGCCTCAGGACTGCCGGTCCAGAACCGCTGGGTGTTCTGGGCGGCGATGATCTATCTCGTACTCCCCACCGACCTGGTGCCCGACCCCGTGTACCTGGACGACATCGGGGTCCTGATGCTCGCGCTGCGCTCGATGCGCTCCTCGGAGGGCAAGCTCCAGTACGCGCTGCGCTCGCGAGGCGGCAAGGGCGAACTGCCCCGATCATCGAAAGCATGGCCACGTCCGACCGAAGCGCCGCCGACCCGGCACTGATCAGGCCGATGCTGGCGGTCCCAGGACCGCTCCCGGCCGACGACGAGCGCGCCCCCGACGGGAGCGCGCTCTGGGCGTACGAGGTCAAGTGGGACGGCGTGCGGTGCGTCGTCGAGGTCGCGTCCGACGCAGCCGTACGGCTGACCACCCGCGCGGGCAACGACGCGACACCCCGCTACCCCGAACTGGCCTCCCTCGGCGCGCAGCTCGGCGGCAGGGCCGCGGTCCTCGACGGTGAGGTCGTGGTGCTGGACGCCAAGGGGCGGCCGGACTTCGGGCTGCTCCAGCGCCGGATGGGCGTGACCAACCCGCGCAGGGCCGCGCGCCTGGCTGTCGAGTACCCCGTCCATCTCGTCCTGTTCGACCTGATGTGGCTGGACGGCACCTCCCTGCTGGGCAGGACCTACCGGGAGCGCCGGGCGGCCCTGGCCGCCCTCGGCGTCTCGGGCCCCAACTGGTCCGCCCCCGGCTACATCGAGGGGCACGGCCAGGAGGCCTGGGACGCCACCCTGCGCGGCGGTTTCGAGGGCGTCGTGGCGAAACGGCTCTCGTCCCGCTACACCCCGGGGCTGCGCTCACCCGACTGGCGCAAGACCAAGCATCTGCTGACCGTCGATGTGATCATCGGCGGCTGGGCCGAGGGCCGCGGCGGGCTCGCCGGGCTGCCGGGAGCGGTGCTGGTGGGCCTCGCGGAGCCCGAAGGGCTGCGGTACGTGGGCGCTGTCGGGTCCGGCATGTCCGAGCGGGAACGGCACGACCTGGCGCGCTATCTGGGCGTGATCCCGCGCGGCGGCTCGCCCTTCGCCAACCCCGTGGACGTACCGGCCCCGCACTGGGTCGAGCCCCGGCTCGTCGCCGAGATCACCATCTCCGGCTGGACCTCGGGCCGGGTCGTCCGGCAGCCGGTCTGGCACCGGCTGCGGCCCGACCTGACCCGGCTCGGCTGATCGGTCCGGCCGAAAAACCGATGTTTGGCCCTCCGGATCGCGGCCATGCGAAGGGTGTCCACCGATTTCGAGTACGTCAGGACGTGATTGTTGTGACCGCGAAGAAGAACCAGAAGACCGAGGCCAAGGTCGAGCAGATCAAGGGCAAGACCAAGGAGACAGTCGGCCGCGCGGTGGGCAACGAGCGCATGACGGCCGAAGGCCGCGCCGAGGCGGCGAAGGGTGACATGCGGCAGGCGAAGGAGAAGGGCAAGGACGCCTTCAGGCACTGACCGCACAGCACCACCCGTAACCGCAGCACCAGCAGACCGCGCCACGGGCCCGGCGGACGGCACGACCGTCCGCCGGGCCCACGCCGTTGTCCCTGCCCGGAAGGACCGGTGCGAGGACCGTCAGGACGGCGGCACCAGCGCCGCCCGCTGCCGCGCCTCGCGCACCGCGGCCGAGAGATGGCCGATGTCGTAGGCGCCCCGGTGCCGGCG is from Streptomyces sp. NBC_00370 and encodes:
- a CDS encoding YkvA family protein, whose product is MSRELQILIAVAAVVVAVTVGFAIVLAVRLVRTRRRLRASGLPVQNRWVFWAAMIYLVLPTDLVPDPVYLDDIGVLMLALRSMRSSEGKLQYALRSRGGKGELPRSSKAWPRPTEAPPTRH
- the ligD gene encoding non-homologous end-joining DNA ligase → MATSDRSAADPALIRPMLAVPGPLPADDERAPDGSALWAYEVKWDGVRCVVEVASDAAVRLTTRAGNDATPRYPELASLGAQLGGRAAVLDGEVVVLDAKGRPDFGLLQRRMGVTNPRRAARLAVEYPVHLVLFDLMWLDGTSLLGRTYRERRAALAALGVSGPNWSAPGYIEGHGQEAWDATLRGGFEGVVAKRLSSRYTPGLRSPDWRKTKHLLTVDVIIGGWAEGRGGLAGLPGAVLVGLAEPEGLRYVGAVGSGMSERERHDLARYLGVIPRGGSPFANPVDVPAPHWVEPRLVAEITISGWTSGRVVRQPVWHRLRPDLTRLG
- a CDS encoding CsbD family protein, with product MTAKKNQKTEAKVEQIKGKTKETVGRAVGNERMTAEGRAEAAKGDMRQAKEKGKDAFRH